In Candidatus Hamiltonella defensa 5AT (Acyrthosiphon pisum), one genomic interval encodes:
- a CDS encoding KilA-N domain-containing protein gives MKHLTIILNSVNVRVDSEGRYNLNDLHKSAVAGGRAKESQRPGEFLKSRQITRFVQELASATIVAPVRTINGGKNPGSWGIELVAIRYAAWIEPKFEIQVYNSFVEAKRKKALAEINRNTSRLEYKPMTDAIKHEREAQGKTIAPHHFSNEADLINRIALDMTAAKFRVYHDIGKKESIRDYLTPEQIHCITELQRANTVFIAMGWDFEQRKSTLMGIFDKNHRQPLIEEQHRLAA, from the coding sequence ATGAAACATCTAACCATTATACTCAATAGTGTCAATGTTCGTGTAGATAGTGAAGGCCGATACAATCTTAATGATTTGCATAAATCAGCTGTTGCAGGTGGCAGAGCAAAAGAATCACAACGACCCGGCGAATTTCTAAAAAGCCGTCAAATCACCCGATTTGTTCAAGAATTAGCCAGTGCGACGATTGTCGCACCGGTTAGGACGATCAATGGTGGTAAAAATCCTGGCTCTTGGGGAATTGAACTCGTTGCTATCCGCTATGCGGCATGGATTGAGCCTAAATTTGAGATTCAAGTTTATAACTCTTTTGTCGAAGCTAAAAGAAAAAAGGCATTGGCGGAAATTAATCGCAATACCTCCCGCCTCGAATACAAGCCAATGACCGATGCTATTAAGCATGAACGCGAAGCACAGGGAAAGACGATAGCTCCTCATCACTTCAGCAACGAAGCCGATTTGATTAACCGTATCGCGCTTGATATGACTGCGGCCAAGTTCCGTGTCTATCACGACATCGGGAAGAAAGAATCTATCCGAGACTATCTGACACCAGAACAAATCCACTGCATTACCGAACTACAACGCGCTAACACGGTATTCATTGCTATGGGATGGGACTTTGAGCAGCGTAAATCTACGTTAATGGGGATATTCGACAAAAATCATCGCCAACCATTGATTGAAGAGCAACACAGGTTGGCAGCATGA